A genomic segment from Bradyrhizobium diazoefficiens USDA 110 encodes:
- the tolR gene encoding protein TolR has translation MGMNVASSSGGGGRRSRRKPVMAEINVTPMVDVMLVLLIIFMVSAPLLTVGVPLDLPQTQAKSLEQNDQKPIQMSVDIKGKVFINDSEIAINELVPKLKAITDARGGLEERIYLRADKKADYGTVARVMGLLSGAGFKKLALVTEADQG, from the coding sequence ATGGGCATGAACGTCGCGAGTTCGTCCGGAGGCGGCGGCCGCCGCAGCCGGCGCAAGCCGGTCATGGCCGAGATCAACGTCACGCCGATGGTCGACGTGATGCTGGTGCTGCTCATCATTTTCATGGTGTCGGCGCCGCTGCTCACGGTCGGCGTGCCGCTCGACCTGCCGCAGACCCAGGCCAAGAGCCTCGAGCAGAACGATCAGAAGCCAATCCAGATGTCGGTCGACATCAAGGGCAAGGTGTTCATCAACGACTCCGAGATCGCGATCAACGAGCTGGTGCCGAAGCTGAAGGCGATCACGGACGCGCGCGGCGGTCTCGAGGAACGCATCTATCTGCGCGCCGACAAGAAGGCGGATTACGGCACGGTGGCCAGGGTGATGGGCCTGTTGTCCGGTGCGGGGTTCAAGAAGCTGGCGCTCGTCACGGAAGCGGACCAGGGGTAA
- the tolQ gene encoding protein TolQ, with protein MNPADVAQSALPVAASADVSLIALFWQAHWIVKAVMLGLLSCSVWVWAIAIDKIFLFARTRRSMDRFEQVFWSGESIEELYRTLSAKPTHSMAACFVAAMREWKRSFESHARSVAGLQMRIDKVMNVSIAREVERLERRLLVLATVGSAGPFVGLFGTVWGIMSSFQSIAASKNTSLAVVAPGIAEALFATAVGLIAAIPATIFYNKFTSEVNRQAQRLEGFADEFSAILSRQIDERG; from the coding sequence ATGAATCCGGCCGACGTGGCTCAGTCAGCCCTTCCGGTTGCCGCTTCCGCGGACGTGTCGCTGATCGCGCTGTTCTGGCAGGCTCACTGGATCGTGAAAGCGGTGATGCTGGGACTTTTGTCCTGCTCGGTCTGGGTCTGGGCGATCGCCATCGACAAGATCTTCCTGTTTGCCCGTACCCGCCGCTCGATGGACCGTTTCGAGCAGGTCTTCTGGTCCGGCGAGTCGATCGAGGAGCTCTATCGCACCCTCTCGGCCAAGCCGACGCATTCGATGGCGGCCTGCTTCGTGGCGGCGATGCGCGAGTGGAAGCGCTCGTTCGAGAGCCACGCCCGCTCGGTCGCGGGTCTCCAGATGCGCATCGACAAGGTGATGAACGTCTCGATCGCGCGTGAGGTCGAGCGCCTGGAGCGCCGGCTGCTGGTGCTCGCCACCGTCGGCTCCGCCGGCCCCTTCGTCGGCCTGTTCGGCACGGTCTGGGGCATCATGTCGAGCTTCCAGTCGATCGCAGCGTCGAAAAATACCTCCCTGGCGGTGGTCGCCCCCGGTATCGCCGAGGCGCTGTTTGCGACCGCCGTCGGCCTTATCGCCGCCATTCCTGCCACTATTTTCTACAATAAGTTCACCTCCGAGGTGAACCGGCAGGCCCAGCGGCTCGAAGGCTTCGCCGATGAATTTTCAGCCATTCTGTCGCGTCAGATCGACGAGCGGGGCTGA